In Kogia breviceps isolate mKogBre1 chromosome 7, mKogBre1 haplotype 1, whole genome shotgun sequence, a single window of DNA contains:
- the LOC131759334 gene encoding cytochrome c oxidase subunit 7C, mitochondrial has translation MLGQSIRRFTTSVVRRSHYEEGPGKNLPFSVENKWRLLAMMTLYFGTGFAAPFYIVRHQLLKK, from the coding sequence ATGTTGGGACAAAGCATCCGGAGGTTCACAACCTCTGTGGTCCGTAGGAGCCACTATGAGGAGGGTCCGGGGAAGAATTTACCATTTTCAGTGGAAAACAAGTGGCGGTTACTAGCTATGATGACTTTGTACTTTGGGACTGGATTTGCTGCACCTTTCTATATAGTAAGACACCAActgcttaaaaaataa